From one Mya arenaria isolate MELC-2E11 chromosome 4, ASM2691426v1 genomic stretch:
- the LOC128231866 gene encoding SAP30-binding protein-like, with protein MAMDRADSTAAMASLASYAEESESEDEAQPLMSAVDTISDDEHDTPTMHMKSTSQTSKPTSMLTEDENSRSDMGSVDRVKAKKRKAKLVSYGADDLEESSSSEEDAEGVTEEQSVQSEGHGKTVVEGKVRHSSLDVEQASSLSRAMVNKSFDEIELPPEPPTKCSKQLQDKIASLYERKIQEGLNLNNNIQNRVDFRNPSIYEKLIEFCGIDEKGTNYPPELYDPSIWGKESFYDALDKAQKQDMEKREKEKKERTKVEFVTATKKPGSKPEVISIDDKKRKSKWDEPGHTAAGRIVESINKSISANLTSHVSGTKSTVIPATGSISKKPSK; from the exons ATGGCAATGGACCGCGCAGATAGCACTGCAGCTATGGCATCTTTGGCAAGCTATGCAGAAGAATCAGAGTCAGAGGATGAAGCACAG CCCCTGATGTCAGCTGTTGATACTATATCGGACGATGAACATGACACACCAACTATGCACATGAAATCGACATCACAGACATCTAAACCTACATCCATGCTGACAGAGGATGAAAACTCGCGCTCAGATATGGGCTCTGTAGACAGAGTGAAAGCAAAGAAAAGAAAAG CAAAGCTAGTGTCATATGGTGCCGATGATCTTGAGGAGAGCTCATCCTCAGAGGAGGATGCAGAGGGAGTGACTGAAGAACAAAGTGTGCAGAGTGAGGGACATGGCAAGACCGTTGTGGAGGGAAAAGTCAGACATTCCTCACTCGATGTAGAGCAGGCCT ctTCGTTATCCAGGGCTATGGTAAACAAATCATTTGATGAAATAGAACTGCCGCCTGAACCACCTACCAAGTGCTCAAAACAGCTGCAG GATAAAATCGCCAGTTTATATGAAAGAAAAATCCAAGAAGGCCTGAATCTCAAtaacaacattcaaaacagaGTTGACTTCAGAAACCCCAG TATATATGAGAAGTTGATAGAGTTTTGTGGTATTGATGAGAAGGGCACAAACTACCCACCTGAACTCTACGACCCTTCCATCTGGGGCAAGGAATCCTTCTATGACGCTCTCG ACAAGGCACAAAAGCAGGATATGGAGAAACGAGAAAAGGAGAAAAAGGAAAGAACCAAA GTGGAGTTTGTCACAGCAACCAAAAAGCCAGGGTCAAAACCAGAGGTCATCAGCATAG ATGACAAGAAGCGAAAGTCAAAGTGGGATGAACCCGGCCACACTGCAGCAGGGAGAATAGTGGAATCGATCAACAAATCAATCAGTGCAAACTTGACTTCTCATGTGTCAGGGACTAAGTCTACTGTTATACCAGCCACTGGCAGTATATCTAAGAAGCCCAGTAAATGA